TTATGTGGTCTATTTGTTCTAATTTCTTTGATTCTATTGTCTCTCTTAAGCGTTGTGCAAGATTTTGATAATGTGTTCTCATTAATATGTCTGGTATTGCATCTAACCGTGCTTTAGACATCTGATTGATATCTTCACTTTTTAATTTAACTGGTCTGAAACTGATTGACAAAACAGTTTCTGGGCTTATATCTCGTGCCCGTAAATCGATGATTAAACTTATATTTCTCAAATCAATCTCAACACCTAAAACTGCTTTTAATTCACGAGAATCAGGCAGTTTTTCAGCAGCTTTCCATGATCTTTCAAAATAAATTTTATCAAGAGAACCTTCCAAAATCGTTACTATATTATGCTTTCTGTACAATGGGAACCATTCTAAGATTTGATAATACTTTGTGGCCTTTAGCAATTCTAGCGAGTCTTGTAATGTTGCGGATTCTATCATTGCTGGAAAATTAATTAGCGCATATTCTCTAGGTATTGGTATTAACATCTCGTTTGTGATCTTTGTTAAAGAGTGTTTTGCTCTTAATATTCTTTTAATATTTTCTACCATAAATCTTTCAGAGTATAATTTAAGAAATTCTCTAACATCACTTGGAGCGATGGTTATCAAATGGTAGAAGCGTGATGTAAGTATAGAGTATACTACTTTACTTAATGTTGATGCATTTATTTCTCTGCTAGGTATCTTACTTATCTCAGGGCCGTAATCACTTTTGAACAAATATTCTACCAAATTATTTAAATCCTTTGTTTTGAGTAGTGTTTTATAAGCATCTTGAGTTAGTAGGTGTGTGTATAATCCATGTGCTCTCGTTATTAGATATACTAACGCTGATGATTTCATTCTCGACGCACCCTTATTATATCACGCACATGTTTTGTTATGAAAAATTCTTCTAATGCTTCCTCATTAAGACGGTCTTCTATATATCGTATTAAAGATTGATAAGCAGGTATGACAACCTTTTCTAGGGCATTAACTTTTCTATTTATATCCATTAATTCTCTTGATAATTGCTCGATCTTAGCTTCTAGTATTGCTAGCTTTATAACCTCCTCAATAGCCTTATTTAGCTTCTCAGTTGTAAAGAATAGTGTGGCTAATGGAACTTGTTTCGAGTCAGGTTTTTTAACTATTTCAATTTCAGGCATTACAACACCCATCACACTTGTTGGTAATGCACGCACTTCTATAAGTTCTACAGCTTTTGAAGCAGACTCAACCTCGTCGTAACCTAATACAGCATAAGCATATTTTAATGATAAGTAAGCATCATTGAATAATTTCTCAACATCTCTTCTACGCTTAATCTCTGGAAGTAATTTATTTATCTCTCCTGCTAATTGGTCTCTTTTCATTTTGAGAACGTTTTTACCTTTTTCAATAAATTTTAGCTGTTCTCTTAATCTTTGCAGAACACCTTTAGTAGCAGCCACTCTACCAATTGACATGTGGTATCACTTATTTGGATCTATGGCTTGGATGATGTTCTCTGATGTATTCTTCATGAATTCTAACTAACTCGCTCTCTGGTAATATAGCCAGTATTTCCCATGCAAGATCAAGTGTTTCTTCGATTGTTCTATTCTCATACTCTCCTTGATTAACAAATTTTTTCTCAAACATGTCTGCAAATTTTAGATATCTACGTTCTCTTTCGCTGAGTCCCATTTCTCCAACGATCCTCGCAAGATCTCTAGCTCGTACACCCTTTGAATAGGCATCGTAAAGCTGGTCCGCAACATCTTTATGATCTGCCCTTGTCTTACCTTTACCTATACCACTTCTCATAAGCCTGCTGAGTGAAGGTAATACGTTAATCGGTGGATATATTCCTCTTGCATAAAGATCTTTATCAAGGAATATTTGACCTTCAGTAATATAGCCTGTTAAATCAGGTATTGGATGCCTTAGATCACCACCGGGCATGGTAAGTACTGGCATTTGTGTTAATGAACCTTTACGCCTTGCAATTATACCAGCTCGTTCATATATTGTTGCTAAATCACTATAAAGATAACCAGGATAACCAGCTCTTCCGGGCACTTCCTCTCTTGCCGCACTCATTTCTCTTAATGCCTCACAATAGTTTGTCATATCACTTAATATCGCTAATACATGCAGATCAAGTTCGAATGCTAAGTACTCCGCCACTGTAAGAGCTATACGTGGCGTTAGTAGTCTTTCGATGGCTGGGTCTTCTGCTAAATTAAGTATTACAACGGACCTCTCGATAGCTCCAGAATTTCTGAATTGGTCTATGAAAAATCTTGCTTCATCACTCTTTAAACCCATTGCAGCAAATACTAAGGCAAACTCCTCCCGTTCACCCTTTACTGTTGCTTGCCGTGCAATTTGTGCTATAACTCTATTATGCGGTAATCCACTCTCAGAAAATATTGGTAGTTTTTGGCCTCTAACCAATGAAAGCATTCCATCGATAGCAGAGATCCCTGTTTGTATGAAGTTATTAGGATATACTCTAGCTACTGGGTTTATAGGAGAACCGTTAACATCTCTTAGATCACCTGATGTTATTGGGGGCATTCCATCAATCGGTTGGAATATACCGTTAAACATTCGTCCCAGTACTTCATCAGAAACTGGTATCTTAAATGTTGATCCAGTAAATTTCACTACTATGTCTGTTTGTAATCCAGCGGTAGAACCGAGAATCTGTACCACCGCATAATCATGAGCAACGTCAAGAACACGGCCTAACCTATCTATACCATCAGCTCCTCTCAATATAACGACTTCATCATAACTAACATTTTTTACGTTTTCAATGAATACTAATGAACCTTTGACCTCTTTAATACCTCTGTAGATTACTCCCTGTATATCCTCAAATCTTAAGGAGCTTGGCATTTTCACGCACTCTCCTTAATTGAAAACCCGTAATTGCTAGCAATCTTTTCAAGAGCTTCTTTAGTATCTTCTATTACCTTTAGTATACTCTTTACTCCACCATGATCTTCCTTTACCCTCATCATTAGTGATATTTGAGGCAGTTCCCTTATAACATCTATAGGGATCCTGTTTTTTACTAACTTGACTGCATCATCGTAAAAGTCTATAATCATTTTAAGAAGAAGGGCCTGCTTTTGAGGATCACAATAAGCATCTACCTCATCGAACGCTGATTGTCTCAAGAAACCTTCCTTTATTATTTCTGCAGTAAGCAGTATTAATCGTTGATCGTCAGGAAGCGCGCTTTCACCTATAACTCTAGCAATGGATTCTATCTCCGCTGCAATACTTAATAACTCAAGAGCTCTTGCTCGATATTCTGGAAAATCTTTAAATATTCTCGTCCACCAATCGATTGCTTCTTTATATTGAGAAAAGCTCTGAAAGCTTTGTGTGTATGTGCTCAGTAATGATCCTGCATAAAGACTGTAACTTTTAAGCCAATTAATAGCTGGGAAATGTCTACTATATGCCAGTTCAGTATCAAGGGCCCAGAATACACCTGTAAATCTTAACGTATGTATGGTCACGGGTTCGTTAAAATCGCCGCCTGGAGGTGAGACAGCTCCAATTATTGTTACAGAGCCCTCCCTTTCAGGTCTTCCTAGAACAATTACACGTCCAGCCCTCTCATAAAATTCTGCCACTCTATCAGGTAAATATGCTGGATAGCCTCTTTCCACGGGCATCTCTTCAAGTCTGCCTGAAATTTCTCTAAGCGCCTCAGCCCACCTCGAAGTAGAATCAGCCATTAAAGCTACATCGTATCCTTGGTCTCTATAATACTCAGCCATCGTGACGCCCATGTATATGCTGGCCTCCCTTGCTGACACAGGCATGTTACTTGTATTTGCTATTAATATTGTTCTTTCCATCAGCGGTCTACCAGTTCTCGGATCTTTGAGCTCTGGAAACTCTGTTAATACCTCACTCATTTCATTACCTCGTTCACCGCATCCTATATACACTACAACATTAGTATCACTCCACTTAGCTAATTGATGAAGCGTTACCGTCTTTCCTGTTCCAAAACCACCAGGTATTGACGCAGCGCCACCTTTAGCGATAGGAAAGAACGTATCTATTACTCTTTGTCCAGTTATTAGAGGCTTATTTAAAGGCAACCGTCCATTTTCTTTAAAAGGTCTAGGAATTCGTACAGGCCATTCCTGCATCATTTTCACTTCAATTTCACCATACTTTGTCTTAACTTTTGCAACAGGCTCCTCTACAGTGAAATCGCCCTCTTCTATATAGGTTAAAACACCCTTAACATCAGGAGGTATTAAGATTTTATGGAGCAACATCGGGGTTTCCTGAACTTCACCTATAATATCTCCACCTTCAACCTCTACACCTTCAGCAAGTATAGGCTTGAAATGCCATTTTATGTTTCTAGGAAGTGTGCTGATTTTAGCTCCTCTACTAATGAACGGTCCTCTCTCCTTGAATAACAATTCTAAATCCCTTCCAACACCATCGTATGTTTTATTCAACATACCAGGTCCAAGTTCTGCTACCAGTCTTTTGTTTGTGCCAACAACCTTTTCACCTGGCTTGATTCCGCTAGTTGATTCATATACTTGCGCCGTGAACATGTTTTCAGTAATTCTAATAACTTCACCGATCAATTCTTCCGATCCGACTAGCACCACCTCACCCATCTGAATATCCGGAATCCCAGTACCTACAATTATTGAGCCTGCAACTCTTCTAATCTCACCAACTCTCATGGTTTTACCTCCTGAATAGACTTTAACAGTATTTCGAGTACTTTATTTCTATTCTCAGATTTAAATTTCATCAACCTGGATTCAAAAGTATTTGTATAATATAATTTCATGTCTTCTGTATAAATAATAACACCGCCAGCATCATTGAGAGGTTCAGGGGAGACGCGGATCTCAATTTTTTTATTATGAAGCTTTTTCTTTACCATTTCAATAACATCGTTTATTATTTCACTATCCCTCTGATTAATCCTTATTAAGAACTTTGAATCACCTAAGTTTTTTATACCTTCAATTATAAAATCTGATAAAACTTTTTTGTAAAGTTCACGATTTTCGATTGGAACTTTACTTAACCGATTTTCAACTTCTTTAAACACTTCCTCTAAATATTTTGACCGCATATCTAAAACTTTCTTCCTACCATCAATTCTTGCAATTGCTAGTTCCACTTTTTCTTTCTCTTCGAGTTTTCTTATAGTTTCTTGCATCCTTCTTTCCATAATATTTTTTGCTTTTTGCTCTGCATCGTTAATAATATTTTTTGCTTTTTGCTCTGCATCAAGTAAGATTCGTTTAGATTCTTCTTCAGCAGCTCTTTTTATTTCCGTTCTAAGTGCTTCAATGCTCATTATCACACCCCCAAAATATTGTTTAACACAAATTTCACAGCCTCCTCAAAATTCTTCTTACAACTATCCTCTATTTCCTGTGCCTCTTTTTCGTATTTCTTTAGTATAGCACTCTTTTTCTCAGCTATCTCTGCTTCTTTACGCGTGACAAGGTCTTTTATAATACTCTCATCATTTTCTGCAGTTTTAATTATTTTTTCTGCATTTTTTCTTGCATGTAATATTATTTCATTAGCTTTTGCTTCAGCATCTTTTATTATTTTTTCTGCATTTTTTTCTTCTTCTATTAATTCTTTTATAACAGACATTACTCCTCACCCAGTTTAAGTTTAACACCAATAGCCTGACTTATTAATTGATAGATCTCGTTTGTACGTTCTCCGATCGCGCCACTCAAACCAGGAATGATTGCAAATACGGGATAATAGCGTCGTTCTCTAATAAGTTCATTACGTTTACGTTTAAGTTTTATTGCCAAATCTTCAGGAATCAGCAAAACCTTACATTTACCATCTTTAACAAGTTGATCTATTACCGATTCTGCTTCATTCACACTATTAACTTCTCTACCTTCAACTCCAGCTAATCTTAATGCTGTTACTGTATAACGATCTCCTATAGCCACGACGCTCATGAGATAAAACAATAAATACAAATTAATAAAGATTCTTATTTATTAAAATTTCTATTTATTGCTAAAACAAAAATTCTTAACAATATTTAGGTACTCTATTCCTCACTGAAATCTTCGAATACCGAAAATCTCCTTATATGATCTACAGGATTTTGTTTATATAATTCTTTTCTTCGAGCCTCTAGGATACTTATCTTTTCTCCCGAGTATTCTGCAGCTGATAATACGTGTGTTCCTACTTCATTACCTCTATTAATAACTTTTCGTATCCTTTCATTCCATTGCAAATCTCTCAAAAGATGATGATCTATAATAAGGTCCTTCGGATGTACAACATCTAATATTTTAGTAATATTATTAATAGACATCACATAACTGTTTTCGGAGAACTTAGTTCCAAGCATGTACGTCATAGGGCCGTCCATAATAATAGTATCTGGGCGATGTTTTATTATAAATTCTACTTGAGATGGTGACACGGCGCCTTCAATATCGCTCGTAAACAAAAGTTTATGATTCCCATCATCTATTAATACTTCAATTACGTATCCTAGTCTTTCATCAGCACCGTGCGGAACTGGTTGTGAAAATTTTATTAATGTTCTGCCATAACTAAATTCCTTACCATCTGCATAATTAAGTGACTTAGGCCTATTCCCTAATTGTTTAATAAAGAATGATGATCTTATGAATTGGCTTCTGTTTATTTTTTGGGAAGGATGTTTAATTAGAACCTCTTTTCCATTATACAGGTCAAGATGAATTTTAGGATTGTGATGATCATAATGATAATGTGTTATTATTATTACATCGCACTTTGATGCATAATAGACTATCTGAGTCCAATCATTTTTTAACTTCTCTATCTCCAATGGATGTGGTGGTAAACCGTATCTAAATGGACCTAACGCAACACCAGGGTCAATAAGAATGTTTACATCATCAGTTTCCACAAACGTGGCCATGCTTCTTGTACCCATCGAGTCAAAACTAATAAGTTTTATATCCATTTCATCATTTATTCCACATTCATGGTTAAAAATTTTTCCTACTTTATGATCTTTTTGTCTAGATACTGTTATGAAAATTTAGAGTTCTCAATATTCTCTCATTCCTCAGGATGAAACCTTTAGTTAAAAGTATTTTAAATCTATATAAATACTCTAAATCAATTGTAATACAATAACCTAATTAGTAAATACATAATGACTTAATGTTAAGATTTATATATATCTCAATACATAAGAGATATGAGAGGCATGCCAAAAATTATACCTAAACGTGTTGGGGGATGGCCCTATCCTGAACGTCCTCCAGAAGTTAGAATAAAGGATTTTGAACCCATAACTTTAAATTACACCCCAGATCAAGCTATGGAAGAAGCGAAAAGATGCATTTTATGTCCATTACCTGCATGTGTAAAGGCATGCCCAGTAAAGGTTGATGTTCCAGCTATGATGAAAGCTGTCGCTAGTGGAAATTTTGCAGAAGGTGCGAAAATACTCAGAGAAACCAATTGCCTTGGAGGAACTACAGGATCTGTTTGTCCTCAGCTGGGCGGATTTTGTGAATTCTCGTGTGTTTTGAATAAAACTGGAGAGCCTGTGGCAATTGGCATGATCCAGAAGTTTCTAATTTACTGGGAAATCCAGAATAATATAAGCCCTGATATTGGTGCCATGAACATAAAACCTACAGGGCACTCAGTTGCAATAATAGGTGCAGGTCCTGCTGGAATAGCTGCTGCTGATCTTTTACGTCGTTATGGGCATGATGTAACAATATTTGAGGCCATGCCAGAAGCTGGTGGAACAGCATTCTATGGGATACCCAGTTTTCACTTAGACAAGAAGCTTACTAGACATGAGATTAATTATCTTAAAACAATGGGTGTAAAGATCAAAACTAATGTAATGGTTGGGAAGGATCTAAGAATAAAGGATTTATTCGATATGGGTTTTGAAGCAGTTCTCATAGCAACAGGACCGTCTGAAGTTATTAAGTTAAATGTTCCTGGTGAAGATTTAAAGGGTGTTTATTCTGCGTATTCATTTTTGATCGATATTAACAGAGCTTTACTGGAGAGTAAGCCTTTGTCTTCATTACCGTATAAACTGAACGGTGGAAGGTATATAATAGTAGGTGGGGGAGATACAGCCTATGATGCAGCCAAGATGGCTTTACGGTTGGGAGCATCGGAAGTAATCATCATGTACAGAAGAACTGAAAAAGAGATGCCAGGATATTGGTTAAGCAGAGAAGAAGTTAAAAAGGAGGGTGCAAAAATAATGCCTCTGAGCACACCTATAAGATTCATCGGAGATGAGAATGGTTGGGTTAAACAAGCAGAGTGCATAAAAATGAAATTGGGAGAACCTGACTCATCAGGAAGGCCCAGACCAATCCCAATACCAGGCTCCAATTTCTTAGTTGATGTTGATGTAGTGCTGATTGCCATCGGTAGGAGATCAAACAAGTATCTTGCAGAAGTCGAAGGATTAAAACTCAATGAACACGGTGGTATATTAATAAATCCTGAAACGTACGAAACATCAATACCACGTGTATATGCCGCTGGTGATGTTGTGACTGGAGAAACATTGGTAGTTAAAGCTATGGCGGAGGGTAGAAAAGCAGCTCAACGTATACATGAGATGTTAATGGGACTTAGTGAGAGAGTGGATTTAGATAAGAAATATTACGATGAACGTTATGCCGTTAAGTTTAGAACAACATCTGCATTAGCAACATCCATACAAGCTAGGGAATCTCATTAGAAGTCTTTATTCATTAAATACTATATAGGTTAGGTTTAATAGCTAATCCAAAGTAAAATAAGTTGTGAACAAAGTAGATTTTTCAAGTAAGGACCTAGTAATTGTAATATTATCACTAATAATCATTTTTAACGCACTATTTCTATATCATCCAGTAACGAATTTGGGTACTATAGCAAATAATCCTAGTAAACCAGGTTTTTTAATAACCACGAATAATTTGAACTTAATAATCGAGTCTCAGTTTTTTGCTTTAAAGTCACCTATTGCTAAACAAGTAGATATTAGTAATTCCACAGGTTATGTAACAGTTTTTTCCTCACAAGGGATAGAGGTCGGTAGAAACGTATTAAAACCTTATAATAATAAATTAAGAACAGCGTTCAGTTTACAACCAGATAGATACATGGTTAGAATATTTCTTCAATTTCATCCGAAGCTTTTCCTTAAACTTTATAACATACAGAACTCATTAAGAAGTAATTATCTTGTTCTAAATAATGATACATTTACTGTGGTTAAAGATATTAATGTGTTAGTAAATTCAAGCTCACCAATTACACTCCGAATGATTATTAATATTTCCGAGACTTCTATATATCGTGTTGAGCTTTTTAATTATTATGATAATATTTCAAGTAATCATTATGTGGTTAGGTTTGTATATAATTATAATTCATATGGTGAGCTTTATAAAAATTTATTATTCTTATTAAACTCAAAATCAATAATTATTTTGTCAAATGCTGATGAGAAATCAACTGCCGATAGTGAATCATTTGTTAATGTTTTTACCATAAATTTTAATATCACACCGTTATCATTTATATACGGAGTTGTAAGGATCGCGTGGTTTATAGAGGGAGGGGGTTAATGATAGGTCTTACTACTTTTTTATACATCGTATTATCACCTGCACAAATAATATTAATAGATATCATTTCTTCTATTATTATAGTACTATTAGTAATATTAATATCGTTAACAGTGTTTTTGCGTAGAAACAAAAAAATAAAAGAACAAATTACAAAAAATGATATCACAAATAATGTACAACAGAATGTAGGTGAGCCCAGATCAATCTTATTGTCTTCACTTGCAACTGCACGATTTTTAGCATCAAAGGGCGATTATCGTAAGGCTATAATAGAGGGTTATCTTGCATTGAGAAAAGAACTTTCAATTACATTTATGATTACGCCTATGATATACATGACTGAGTATGAAATTATGAAAAGCATTTTGGAGAAAATTAAAACATCATATTTTCGAAATATTGATGAAAATTTTGCAAAAATCTTAATCAGCCTCTATAAATTATACGAAAAATCTCGTTTCAGCAATGATGAAATAACTATTGATGATTATAATAAATTTATAGACAGTGTTGAATTGATACGAAAATTAATAGTAAAGGGATGAGTACTCATGGATGATATAATCACTGTGTTAAGTTTTTATGCTCCTTTAATAATGATTGTTGTTATTGTTATACTTTACAACCTAATTATTCGGAAATACTATTCTTTGCAACATGAGAAATATGAAAAAGGATTAACATGGTTTGAAGAAGCGATAACCGCATTATCATCTGATAATCCAAATTATAGAGCTGTTATTAATCTTATGTTGTCCGATGCCAGAGAATTATTATTGTCGGAAAAGAAAAACCCAAAAAATTATCATGAAATTACTAAGTTTGTGAATAAATTAGAGAAAACCTATGTAAAAAGTAAGTTTATTGATTCAGATACTTTTTTAAGGCTATATTTTCAGTTAATAGGCTTCAAAAATTTGTTAGGTGAGAATAATGAACGTTTATGATATAATAAGCTTCTATGATCAAGTGCGGTCAGAAATTTCAAAGGTTATAGTAGGTGGCGAACTTTATATAAGGTTATTAACAATTGCATTATTAGCTCGTGGTCATGTGCTTTTGGAAGGCGTCCCCGGTATTGCAAAAACTCTTTTAGCTAAAAGTTTTTCACGTGTTCTGAGCCTAAGCTTTAAGAGAATACAATTTACGCCAGATATGCTACCCGCTGATTTATTAGGAACGTATATTTTTAATCAAAAAACCTTAGACTTCGAATTTAAACCAGGGCCTGTCTTTGCGAATATAATATTAGCGGATGAGATTAACAGGGCGCCACCGAAAACACAGTCAGCATTGCTGGAAGCTATGCAAGAACGACAAATAACAATAGATGGTAAAACCATGAAGTTACCTGAACCTTTCATGGTTATTGCCACTCAAAATCCTATTGAACAAGAGGGTACTTATCCACTACCTGAGGCACAGCTCGATAGATTTATGTTCAGAATAGTTATTGGCTATCCATCTCCCATTGAGGAAATTGAAATTCTAAGAAGAGCAAACGTTGGTATTGATGAAACACGCATTAACCCAATTTTAAGTAATATAGTCGAGTTATCTAACTACATTGAGAAAAATGTTTACGTATCTGATGATATATTTACATACATTCAAAAATTAGTTATCATGACACGTTCAAAGAGCGATAAGATTTTACTTGGTTGTAGTCCACGCTCTGCAGTCATACTTT
This region of Thermoprotei archaeon genomic DNA includes:
- a CDS encoding V-type ATPase subunit, which encodes MKSSALVYLITRAHGLYTHLLTQDAYKTLLKTKDLNNLVEYLFKSDYGPEISKIPSREINASTLSKVVYSILTSRFYHLITIAPSDVREFLKLYSERFMVENIKRILRAKHSLTKITNEMLIPIPREYALINFPAMIESATLQDSLELLKATKYYQILEWFPLYRKHNIVTILEGSLDKIYFERSWKAAEKLPDSRELKAVLGVEIDLRNISLIIDLRARDISPETVLSISFRPVKLKSEDINQMSKARLDAIPDILMRTHYQNLAQRLRETIESKKLEQIDHIITDELYNQIKIMMIRYPSSFSYVIGYLIMTEIETRNLIALITGKELGLQEEKIRETIHF
- a CDS encoding V-type ATP synthase subunit D — encoded protein: MSIGRVAATKGVLQRLREQLKFIEKGKNVLKMKRDQLAGEINKLLPEIKRRRDVEKLFNDAYLSLKYAYAVLGYDEVESASKAVELIEVRALPTSVMGVVMPEIEIVKKPDSKQVPLATLFFTTEKLNKAIEEVIKLAILEAKIEQLSRELMDINRKVNALEKVVIPAYQSLIRYIEDRLNEEALEEFFITKHVRDIIRVRRE
- a CDS encoding V-type ATP synthase subunit B — translated: MPSSLRFEDIQGVIYRGIKEVKGSLVFIENVKNVSYDEVVILRGADGIDRLGRVLDVAHDYAVVQILGSTAGLQTDIVVKFTGSTFKIPVSDEVLGRMFNGIFQPIDGMPPITSGDLRDVNGSPINPVARVYPNNFIQTGISAIDGMLSLVRGQKLPIFSESGLPHNRVIAQIARQATVKGEREEFALVFAAMGLKSDEARFFIDQFRNSGAIERSVVILNLAEDPAIERLLTPRIALTVAEYLAFELDLHVLAILSDMTNYCEALREMSAAREEVPGRAGYPGYLYSDLATIYERAGIIARRKGSLTQMPVLTMPGGDLRHPIPDLTGYITEGQIFLDKDLYARGIYPPINVLPSLSRLMRSGIGKGKTRADHKDVADQLYDAYSKGVRARDLARIVGEMGLSERERRYLKFADMFEKKFVNQGEYENRTIEETLDLAWEILAILPESELVRIHEEYIREHHPSHRSK
- a CDS encoding V-type ATP synthase subunit A, with the protein product MRVGEIRRVAGSIIVGTGIPDIQMGEVVLVGSEELIGEVIRITENMFTAQVYESTSGIKPGEKVVGTNKRLVAELGPGMLNKTYDGVGRDLELLFKERGPFISRGAKISTLPRNIKWHFKPILAEGVEVEGGDIIGEVQETPMLLHKILIPPDVKGVLTYIEEGDFTVEEPVAKVKTKYGEIEVKMMQEWPVRIPRPFKENGRLPLNKPLITGQRVIDTFFPIAKGGAASIPGGFGTGKTVTLHQLAKWSDTNVVVYIGCGERGNEMSEVLTEFPELKDPRTGRPLMERTILIANTSNMPVSAREASIYMGVTMAEYYRDQGYDVALMADSTSRWAEALREISGRLEEMPVERGYPAYLPDRVAEFYERAGRVIVLGRPEREGSVTIIGAVSPPGGDFNEPVTIHTLRFTGVFWALDTELAYSRHFPAINWLKSYSLYAGSLLSTYTQSFQSFSQYKEAIDWWTRIFKDFPEYRARALELLSIAAEIESIARVIGESALPDDQRLILLTAEIIKEGFLRQSAFDEVDAYCDPQKQALLLKMIIDFYDDAVKLVKNRIPIDVIRELPQISLMMRVKEDHGGVKSILKVIEDTKEALEKIASNYGFSIKESA
- a CDS encoding V-type ATP synthase subunit E family protein, which produces MSIEALRTEIKRAAEEESKRILLDAEQKAKNIINDAEQKAKNIMERRMQETIRKLEEKEKVELAIARIDGRKKVLDMRSKYLEEVFKEVENRLSKVPIENRELYKKVLSDFIIEGIKNLGDSKFLIRINQRDSEIINDVIEMVKKKLHNKKIEIRVSPEPLNDAGGVIIYTEDMKLYYTNTFESRLMKFKSENRNKVLEILLKSIQEVKP
- a CDS encoding V-type ATPase subunit subunit G family protein, giving the protein MSVIKELIEEEKNAEKIIKDAEAKANEIILHARKNAEKIIKTAENDESIIKDLVTRKEAEIAEKKSAILKKYEKEAQEIEDSCKKNFEEAVKFVLNNILGV
- a CDS encoding V-type ATP synthase subunit F, whose protein sequence is MSVVAIGDRYTVTALRLAGVEGREVNSVNEAESVIDQLVKDGKCKVLLIPEDLAIKLKRKRNELIRERRYYPVFAIIPGLSGAIGERTNEIYQLISQAIGVKLKLGEE
- a CDS encoding MBL fold metallo-hydrolase, translated to MDIKLISFDSMGTRSMATFVETDDVNILIDPGVALGPFRYGLPPHPLEIEKLKNDWTQIVYYASKCDVIIITHYHYDHHNPKIHLDLYNGKEVLIKHPSQKINRSQFIRSSFFIKQLGNRPKSLNYADGKEFSYGRTLIKFSQPVPHGADERLGYVIEVLIDDGNHKLLFTSDIEGAVSPSQVEFIIKHRPDTIIMDGPMTYMLGTKFSENSYVMSINNITKILDVVHPKDLIIDHHLLRDLQWNERIRKVINRGNEVGTHVLSAAEYSGEKISILEARRKELYKQNPVDHIRRFSVFEDFSEE
- a CDS encoding NAD(P)-dependent oxidoreductase — encoded protein: MPKIIPKRVGGWPYPERPPEVRIKDFEPITLNYTPDQAMEEAKRCILCPLPACVKACPVKVDVPAMMKAVASGNFAEGAKILRETNCLGGTTGSVCPQLGGFCEFSCVLNKTGEPVAIGMIQKFLIYWEIQNNISPDIGAMNIKPTGHSVAIIGAGPAGIAAADLLRRYGHDVTIFEAMPEAGGTAFYGIPSFHLDKKLTRHEINYLKTMGVKIKTNVMVGKDLRIKDLFDMGFEAVLIATGPSEVIKLNVPGEDLKGVYSAYSFLIDINRALLESKPLSSLPYKLNGGRYIIVGGGDTAYDAAKMALRLGASEVIIMYRRTEKEMPGYWLSREEVKKEGAKIMPLSTPIRFIGDENGWVKQAECIKMKLGEPDSSGRPRPIPIPGSNFLVDVDVVLIAIGRRSNKYLAEVEGLKLNEHGGILINPETYETSIPRVYAAGDVVTGETLVVKAMAEGRKAAQRIHEMLMGLSERVDLDKKYYDERYAVKFRTTSALATSIQARESH
- a CDS encoding MoxR family ATPase; translated protein: MNVYDIISFYDQVRSEISKVIVGGELYIRLLTIALLARGHVLLEGVPGIAKTLLAKSFSRVLSLSFKRIQFTPDMLPADLLGTYIFNQKTLDFEFKPGPVFANIILADEINRAPPKTQSALLEAMQERQITIDGKTMKLPEPFMVIATQNPIEQEGTYPLPEAQLDRFMFRIVIGYPSPIEEIEILRRANVGIDETRINPILSNIVELSNYIEKNVYVSDDIFTYIQKLVIMTRSKSDKILLGCSPRSAVILLKASKVNAAIDGRNYVIPDDIKLLTFYVFNHRMIIKPEIIIQEAQSSPGTYNVLFQIIDEIIKSIEPPR